A region of the Sinorhizobium arboris LMG 14919 genome:
GATCTTCGGCAGCGGCCAGGCGGGAACATAGTTCTCCAGCCGCTCGACCGCGCGGGGGCTGAGGATCAGCACGCCATGGGCGCCCTCGCCGCCCAGCACCTTCTGCCAGGAAAAGGTGACGACGTCGAGTTTGGCGAAATCGAGCGCCTGGGCGAAGGCGGCCGAGGTCGCGTCGCAGATGGTCACGCCGTTGCGATCCGCGGGAATGAAATCGGCATTCGGGACGCGCACGCCGGAGGTCGTGCCATTCCAGGTGAAGACCACGTCGCGGTCGAAATCGACCTTCGAAAGGTCCGGGAGCTCGCCGTAATCGGCCTCCAGGCGGCGGACATCGGCAAGCTTCAACTGCTTGACGACGTCGGTCACCCAGCCGGCACCGAAGCTCTCCCAGGCCAGCATGTCGACACCGCGCGCGCCGAGCAGCGACCAGAGCGCCATTTCGACCGCACCGGTGTCGGAAGCGGGCACGATACCGATGCGGTAGTCGGCCGGGACTTCCAGAATTTCGCGGGTGAGATCGATGGCTTGCTTGAGCTTCGACTTGCCGATCTTGGCGCGGTGCGAGCGACCGAGGGGGGCGTCGGAGAGAGCTTGGAGCGTCCAGCCGGGACGCTTGGCGCAAGGACCAGAAGAAAAATGGGTATTGGCCGGGCGCACGGCCGGCTTGGCAGGCTTCGTCATATGCTATCCTCTCAGATAGAAGCCCCTCGTTGGGGAGGGGTGTCCCGCCGTCGGGAATATTGCGGGTCGGAGAGGAAGTCAAGCGAGCAGCGTCGCGTTTGAAGAGATTTTTGCCGTTTCGAGCAAACCGGGCGCCGCATCACCACAGTGCGAAACGCAGGCCGACACGGAACTCGTGCCGGGAAAAACCGTCATC
Encoded here:
- a CDS encoding phosphoserine transaminase, yielding MTKPAKPAVRPANTHFSSGPCAKRPGWTLQALSDAPLGRSHRAKIGKSKLKQAIDLTREILEVPADYRIGIVPASDTGAVEMALWSLLGARGVDMLAWESFGAGWVTDVVKQLKLADVRRLEADYGELPDLSKVDFDRDVVFTWNGTTSGVRVPNADFIPADRNGVTICDATSAAFAQALDFAKLDVVTFSWQKVLGGEGAHGVLILSPRAVERLENYVPAWPLPKIFRMTKGGKLIEGIFTGETINTPSMLCVEDYIDALLWAKSAGGLKGLIARADANAQVIHRFVADNDWIANLAVKPETRSNTSVCLKIVDNDVSALDAEAQAAFAKGVVALLDKEGVAFDIGHYRDAPSGLRIWAGATIETSDMEALMPWLSWAFETQKATLSQAAA